Proteins encoded by one window of Cannabis sativa cultivar Pink pepper isolate KNU-18-1 chromosome 4, ASM2916894v1, whole genome shotgun sequence:
- the LOC133037261 gene encoding uncharacterized protein LOC133037261, with translation MEQLRDILAMLNHPPTTASAPEAPADPSTPPPAASPPVEEDEVFPDDYDPYEGAPATPIEAQPLIHVHDTESQGEILSIEAQPAVVKSRKRKTKPRVWFGDYTEMKRRHRPSSTFDPLEPPDEKLLTTFRKWCVGLIPNHRLRDLRSGDYGPGFFWIMLTPKEWLTDDHIDAAMHMLRRRRTDYPLTFPQKGVILSTFVTAMISSAWTSHKGPRKNFVWEDYILDYCRGVHKSQVFERWRGNEFIYFVLNLPEARHWVTVEVEIELWKINVYDCDSSVCHWTVLEPILKLWGELLPSLILATGEFPHNNQIMALANCDITVLPKMHPTRATHDLVPKSTTRYIAIKKYYSIKICFTLD, from the exons atggagcagctcagagacatattggccatgttgaatcATCCGCCAACGACAGCTTCAGCACCGGAGGCCCCAGCAGATCCATCTACCCCACCACCAGCTGCCTCACCCCCAGTAGAAGAGGATGAGGTCTTCCCCGACGATTACGATCCTTATGAGGGAGCTCCAGCAACTCCGATCGAGGCACAACCTCttatccatgtacatgacacCGAGTCGCAGGGTGAGATTCTGTCGATAGAGGCACAACCTGCAGTGGTTAAGAGTCGGAAGAGGAAGACAAAGCCTCGTGTATGGTTCGGTGACTATACGGAGATGAAGAGGAGACATAGGCCATCTTCGACTTTTGATCCCCTGGAGCCACCGGATGAGAAATTGTTAACCACTTTCCGAAAGTGGTGTGTTGGACTCATTCCGAACCACCGACTTcgggatttgagaagtggtgattacggtccaggattcttttggataatgctcacaccaaaggaatggcttacagatgac CATATAGATGCAGCAATGCATATGCTGAGGAGGCGACGCACCGACTATCCACTGACATTTCCTCAGAAGGGTGTCATTCTCTCCACATTCGTGACCGCCATGATCAGCAGTGCATGGACGAGCCACAAGGGTCCGAGGAAAAACTTTGTGTGGGAGGATTATATCCTGGACTACTGCAGAGGGGTtcataag tcccaagtctttgagagatggaggggtaacgagtttatttacttcgttctgAACCTTCCCGAGGCAAGGCACTGGGTCACAGTTGAAGTCGAAATAGAgctgtggaaaattaatgtctacGACTGTGATTCCAGCGTCTGTCATTGGACCGTCTTGGAACCCATCCTGAAGCTTTGGGGAGAACTGCTGCCCTCGCTAATCCTTGCCACCGGGGAATTTCCACATAACAACCAGATCATGGCGTTAGCTAACTGTGACATCACGGTGCTTCCAAAAATGCACCCGACTCGAGCCACTCACGACTTAGTTCCGAAGTCAACAACCAGGTACATagcgataaaaaagtactatagtattaaaatatgttttacgttagactga